The following are encoded in a window of Sutcliffiella horikoshii genomic DNA:
- a CDS encoding DEAD/DEAH box helicase — protein sequence MSTTFINTLQPFIQQIWEKSEFAAATPVQEQAIPEILEGKDVLVESPTGTGKTLAYLLPIIERIDLSKQHPQALIVAPSKELAMQIFEQVQKWTEGSEISGASFIGGANVKRQLEKLKKKPHILVGTPGRLQELIQMKKIKMHEVKSIVMDEADQLFVPEHKKTIENIIKSSMQQERQLLLFSATLKEETEKQAIDLLKEPLVIKVTKEDLPPARVEHLYAVVDQRDKANVLANLLREPGIKALAFVRDIGNLAVLTEKLLYKQLNVGFLHSESSKQERENAMKNFRKDEYPVLLATDVAARGLDIKELSHVIHYDLPEEVESYVHRSGRTARQGAEGTVISIVSEREERRLKQFARELGLKLEKRVVFGGKLVGEDELKTGKPGSGGGRGKAGGAKGSVGKKTGSSKGSFGQQKTGAKAGVASGSSKGGGKAKTKKPGLKKQGKKK from the coding sequence ATGTCTACAACTTTTATAAATACATTACAACCTTTTATACAACAGATTTGGGAAAAAAGTGAATTTGCCGCTGCAACCCCGGTTCAGGAACAGGCAATTCCGGAAATTTTAGAAGGGAAGGATGTTCTTGTCGAATCTCCGACAGGGACAGGGAAAACCTTGGCTTATTTGTTACCGATCATTGAACGTATAGATCTATCAAAACAGCATCCACAAGCGTTGATTGTGGCGCCGTCCAAGGAACTTGCAATGCAGATCTTTGAACAAGTGCAGAAATGGACAGAAGGCAGCGAAATTTCCGGTGCATCTTTCATTGGTGGAGCGAATGTGAAACGCCAACTAGAAAAGCTGAAAAAGAAACCGCATATTTTGGTGGGCACACCTGGCCGACTTCAAGAATTAATTCAAATGAAAAAAATTAAAATGCATGAAGTAAAGAGCATTGTCATGGATGAAGCGGATCAGCTCTTTGTCCCAGAACATAAAAAAACCATTGAAAACATCATTAAATCTTCCATGCAGCAGGAAAGACAACTTCTATTGTTCTCCGCAACTTTAAAGGAGGAGACGGAGAAGCAGGCAATTGACTTGCTAAAGGAGCCGTTAGTTATTAAGGTTACAAAAGAAGACTTGCCGCCAGCCCGTGTGGAGCATTTATACGCAGTGGTCGATCAGCGAGATAAAGCGAATGTCCTTGCTAATTTGCTTCGCGAGCCTGGAATAAAAGCGTTGGCATTTGTGCGTGATATCGGAAACCTTGCCGTATTAACGGAAAAACTTTTATATAAACAGTTAAATGTCGGATTTCTGCATTCCGAATCCTCCAAACAGGAACGCGAGAATGCCATGAAAAACTTCAGAAAAGACGAGTATCCGGTTCTTCTTGCTACAGATGTGGCAGCGCGGGGACTTGATATTAAAGAACTCAGTCATGTAATCCATTATGACTTACCTGAAGAAGTGGAAAGTTATGTGCATCGTTCCGGAAGAACAGCCCGCCAAGGAGCAGAAGGTACTGTTATTTCGATTGTAAGTGAACGTGAAGAGCGCAGGCTGAAGCAGTTTGCCCGTGAACTTGGCTTGAAGCTCGAAAAGCGAGTTGTGTTTGGTGGAAAGCTTGTTGGTGAAGACGAGTTGAAAACTGGAAAACCTGGTTCTGGTGGCGGACGAGGCAAAGCTGGAGGAGCTAAGGGATCTGTTGGGAAGAAGACAGGTAGTTCGAAGGGATCTTTTGGGCAACAGAAGACAGGTGCCAAGGCTGGAGTTGCGAGCGGTTCTTCCAAAGGTGGGGGAAAGGCTAAAACGAAGAAGCCTGGTTTAAAGAAACAAGGTAAGAAGAAATAA